In the genome of Podarcis raffonei isolate rPodRaf1 chromosome W, rPodRaf1.pri, whole genome shotgun sequence, one region contains:
- the LOC128405945 gene encoding uncharacterized protein K02A2.6-like encodes MELDTGSTLSIISARTLRKLCPTGGPKLRPAPFTLRDFQKRKVPTMGVGTFRVQYRGRTRQLDLLVVKGPYISLLGLAWFGPLGLAITGVNHTSLQVDVDAICKEFPGVFDGKLGQYTGPPIALQLDPAVRPVRLKARRVPFALKPRIDEELDWLVEQGVLEPVPNAPWETPIITPVKPNGSVRICADYKCTINKALTAHAYPVPVVSHVLATLAGSKIFGKLDLAQAYQQLPVDEATAEAQTIVTHRGAFRVKRLQFGVSVAPGIFQNLMDSLLKGIPGVTPFFDDVLIAGPTPEEFEDRLRTVLHRFQTAGFKVKREKCLLGVPQVDFLGFMVDAEGVHPTGDKVRAICDAPAPKNKTELQAFLGLLNFYHSFLPHKAARQEAAFQAVKDLLVSNSVLAHFDERLPVVLACDASPYGIGAVLGHQLPDGREVPVAYFSQTLNATERNYSQIDKEGLAIVKGVKKFHDFLYGRPFTVVTDHKPLLGLFAPEKQTPQVLSPRVLRWSIFLASYQYALIHRPGKAMGHADALSRGWPSSSPGPEFAGYTTRKHELSAHKGCLLWGSRVVVPQHLRKRVLTALHETHPGVVRMKAMARSYVWWPGIDGEIEAWVKHCQACQESRPDPPRAPVQSWESARAPWSRLHVDFAGPFQGKTFFIVVDSYTKWLEVALVPSTSTSAAIRVLRRLFATHGLPDTLVSDNGTAFTSGEFQTFTAQNATRHIHSAPFHPATNGQAE; translated from the exons atggagcttgacacgggttcaactctatccataatctcggcaaggaccttaaggaaactgtgtcctactgggggtcccaaactcaggccggccccattcaccctccgggacttccaaaaacgtaaggtccccacaatgggggtggggaccttcagggtgcaataccgagggcggacgcggcaactggacttgcttgtggtcaagggtccctacattagcttactgggattggcatggtttggaccactggggctagccatcaccggggtgaaccacactagcttacaagtggacgtggacgccatatgcaaggaatttccgggggttttcgatgggaaattgggacagtatacgggcccccccattgctctacagcttgaccccgcagtacgaccggtcaggctcaaggcccgccgggtcccgttcgccctgaaaccccgtatagacgaggaattggactggctcgtggagcaaggagtgctggagccggtgcctaatgccccctgggaaaccccaatcatcacacccgtcaagcctaatggttcagtccgcatctgcgcagactacaaatgtaccataaacaaggccctcacggcccatgcatacccagtgccagtggtcagccatgttcttgccaccctggctgggtcgaaaatttttggcaagctggacttggcccaagcatatcaacagctgccagtagatgaggccacagcagaggcacagacgattgtgacgcacagaggagcattcagggtaaagcggctgcaattcggtgtcagcgtggcaccaggcatattccagaatctaatggactctctacttaaagggattcctggcgtcacccccttcttcgatgatgtgttgattgccgggcccacaccagaggagtttgaggaccgcctccgcaccgttctgcaccgtttccagacggcgggtttcaaggtgaagcgggaaaaatgtctactaggagtgcctcaggtggactttctgggatttatggtggacgcagaaggggtccacccgactggggacaaggtacgggccatttgtgatgccccagcgcccaagaacaagactgaacttcaggccttcttgggactattgaacttttaccattccttccttccccacaaggcggcg cgccaggaggccgcattccaggcagtcaaggacttgcttgtctcaaactcggtcttggcacacttcgacgagaggctgccggtggtgctagcatgcgacgcctcgccctatggaattggcgctgtcctgggacaccaactcccggatggaagagaggtaccggtggcatacttttcccagacactcaacgcaaccgagcggaactactcgcaaatcgacaaggagggtctggcaatcgtgaagggagtaaaaaaattccatgatttcttgtacgggcggcccttcaccgtggtgactgaccacaagccgttgcttggcttatttgcccctgaaaagcagaccccccaagtgctgtctcctcgcgtcctcaggtggtcaattttccttgccagctaccagtatgcactgattcaccgtccggggaaggcgatgggccatgcggatgccctcagcag gggatggcccagcagcagccccgggccagaattcgccggctacacaacccgcaaacatgaactgtcggcccacaaggggtgcctgttatggggaagcagggtcgttgttccccagcacctccgcaaaagggtcctcacagccctacacgagacacacccaggggtagtaagaatgaaggccatggccaggagttatgtgtggtggccggggatcgacggagagatagaggcctgggtcaaacactgccaggcctgccaagaatcccgcccagatcccccaagggccccagtccagtcctgggagtccgcccgagcaccatggtcacgcctgcatgtggacttcgctggcccctttcaggggaaaacattcttcatagtggtggactcctacaccaaatggctggaagtcgcactggtaccgtccacttctacgtccgcagccatccgggtactacgcaggctgtttgcaacccacggactccctgacactctcgtctcagacaacgggactgcatttacatcaggagaattccaaaccttcacagcgcagaacgccaccCGCCACATccattcggcgccattccatcctgccaccaatggccaagcagaa